The following are encoded together in the Coregonus clupeaformis isolate EN_2021a chromosome 24, ASM2061545v1, whole genome shotgun sequence genome:
- the LOC121537249 gene encoding tumor necrosis factor receptor superfamily member 6B-like, with amino-acid sequence MHPLTNCFLPLVVFALCGGSVTEPGPHTPTYIWRDDATGDSLTCDKCAPGTYLLKHCTKDRKSDCGPCPKSHYTEIWNYIERCQYCNRFCTANEIESVPCTQLHNRQCECKDGFYMRHGSCSRHRRCPPGEGVISSGTAHTDVKCEPCPGGFFSAESSSRKTCQKFSVCAPGYTTIPGNDMNDVYCAECTNGSRTHEDEAICDGELMEFLALQILSPRKEKRLVAVLRRSAGKTTTKDATVLDLLKSIKSKPSKPSKPFAIQMLAILNTDRLLHLRTKVNKWFPHMTL; translated from the exons ATGCATCCG CTGACAAATTGTTTTCTGCCTCTCGTGGTATTTGCGCTCTGTGGCGGCAGCGTGACAGAGCCAGGTCCACACACACCGACATACATCTGGAGAGATGACGCGACAGGGGATTCCCTTACATGCGACAAATGCGCTCCTGGAACATACTTACTGAAGCATTGCACAAAGGACCGCAAGAGCGACTGCGGACCGTGTCCAAAGTCCCACTACACAGAGATCTGGAACTACATCGAACGGTGTCAATACTGCAATCGTTTTTGCACGGCTAATGAGATTGAAAGCGTACCGTGCACCCAACTGCACAACCGACAGTGCGAGTGCAAGGACGGGTTTTACATGAGACATGGGTCATGTTCAAGGCACAGAAGGTGTCCGCCCGGTGAAGGGGTCATCTCCAGTG GAACAGCACACACTGATGTGAAGTGTGAACCTTGCCCAGGGGGCTTCTTCTCTGCAGAGTCCTCCAGTAGGAAAACCTGTCAGAAATTTTCTGTGTGTGCCCCAGGTTATACCACTATACCCGGCAATGACATGAATGATGTTTACTGCGCAGAATGTACGAATGGTTCAAGAACACATGAAG ATGAAGCTATCTGTGATGGGGAGTTGATGGAATTCCTGgcactgcagatcctctcaccAAGAAAGGAAAAAAGACTGGTGGCTGTGCTCAGGAGGAGTGCGGGGAAAACCACAACCAAAGATGCAACTGTCCTAGACCTCCTCAAATCTATTAAGAGCAAACCTAGCAAACCTAGCAAACCTTTTGCTATTCAAATGCTTGCTATCCTGAACACAGACAGGTTGCTCCATTTAAGAACTAAAGTCAACAAATGGTTTCCTCATATGACTTTATAG